A section of the Lagopus muta isolate bLagMut1 chromosome 17, bLagMut1 primary, whole genome shotgun sequence genome encodes:
- the LOC125701780 gene encoding vacuolar protein sorting-associated protein 29-like — protein sequence MLVLVLGDLHIPHRCSGLPAKFKSLLVPGKIQHILCTGNLCTKESYDYLRTLAGDIHVVKGDSESLNYPEQKVVTVGQFRIGLIHGHQVIPWGDVTSLALLRRQLDVDILISGHTHRFEAFEHENKFYINPGSATGAYTALETNVIPSFVLMDIQSSTVVTYVYQLIEDDVKVERIEFKKN from the exons ATG CTGGTGTTAGTGCTAGGAGACCTGCACATCCCACACCGATGCAGTGGTCTGCCAGCGAAGTTCAAGAGCCTCCTGGTTCCGGGGAAAATTCAGCATATTTTGTGCACAGGAAACCTCTGCACCAAGGAAAGCTATGACTACCTCAGGACCTTGGCTGGGGACATTCATGTTGTTAAGGGGGACTCTGAG AGCCTGAATTATCCTGAACAGAAGGTTGTAACTGTTGGGCAGTTCAGAATTGGGTTGATTCATGGCCATCAAGTCATTCCCTGGGGGGATGTCACAAGCTTGGCATTGCTACGGAGGCAGCTGGATGTAGACATTCTTATCTcaggacacacacacagatttgAAGCATTTGAGCACGAAAATAAGTTCTACATCAACCCGGGATCAGCTACAGGAGCCTACACTGCTTTAGAAAC gaatgTCATTCCTTCATTCGTACTGATGGATATCCAGTCTTCCACAGTTGTGACTTATGTATACCAGCTAATTGAGGACGATGTGAAAGTAGAAAGAATTGAGTTCAAGAAAAACTGA